Proteins encoded within one genomic window of Theobroma cacao cultivar B97-61/B2 chromosome 7, Criollo_cocoa_genome_V2, whole genome shotgun sequence:
- the LOC18593814 gene encoding cyclic nucleotide-gated ion channel 4, whose product MASEPEFSRARHMQYFSTDDDDEEEEGGLMEGEEGEDDEAEEEESSPRDCGSGLYFMCGRRRRGWSLGQVLDPRAKWVQEWNRVFLLVCATGLFVDPLFFYVLSISDTCMCLFIDGWFAITVTALRCMTDALHVWNMWLQLKMAKRSSYGSNATHGGSDVGGGGGRERSGPLGANARRVAIKYLKARKGFFFDLFVILPLPQAVLWVAIPSLLEKGSVTLVMTVFLIIFLFQYLPKIYHSVCLLRRMQNLSGYIFGTVWWGIALNMIAYFVASHAAGACWYLLGIQRSAKCMKEQCRVVEVCDPRLLACKEPIYYGTSNMVRDRARLAWAENKQARRTCIDSPENYDYGAYKWTVQLVTNDSRLEKILFPIFWGLMTLSTFGNLESTTEWLEVVFNIIVLTSGLLLVTMLIGNIKVFLHATTSKKQAMQLKMRNIEWWMRKRHLPSGFRQRVRNYERQRWAAMRGVDECEMIRNLPEGLRRDIKYHLCLDLVRQVPLFQHMDDLVLENICDRVKSLIFTKGETITREGDPVQRMLFVVRGHLQSSQVLRDSVKSCCMLGPGNFSGDELLSWCLRRPFIERLPPSSSTLVTLETTEAFGLEAEDVKYVTQHFRYTFVNERVKRSARYYSPGWRTWAAVAIQLAWRRYRHRLTLTSLSFIRPRRPLSRSNSLGEDRLRLYTAMLTSPKPNQDDFDF is encoded by the exons aTGGCAAGTGAACCCGAATTTTCACGTGCAAGGCACATGCAGTATTTTAGCACAGACGATGATGACGAAGAAGAGGAAGGGGGGTTAAtggaaggagaagaaggaGAGGATGATGAAGCTGAGGAAGAAGAGAGTTCACCACGTGATTGCGGGAGCGGCTTGTATTTCATGTGCGGTCGTCGCCGGAGAGGTTGGTCTTTGGGGCAGGTTTTGGACCCGAGAGCCAAATGGGTTCAAGAATGGAATAGGGTTTTCCTCCTCGTGTGCGCCACGGGCCTCTTCGTAGACCCATTGTTCTTCTACGTCCTCTCTATAAGCGACACGTGTATGTGCCTCTTCATCGACGGGTGGTTCGCTATCACGGTGACGGCGCTCCGCTGCATGACCGACGCCTTGCACGTCTGGAACATGTGGCTGCAACTGAAGATGGCCAAGAGATCATCGTATGGCAGTAACGCCACCCATGGTGGTAGTGACGTCGGCGGAGGAGGAGGAAGAGAAAGGAGTGGACCCCTCGGCGCCAACGCTCGACGTGTGGCCATCAAGTACTTGAAAGCTAGGAAGGGATTCTTCTTTGATCTCTTCGTAATCCTCCCTCTACCGCag GCTGTATTATGGGTGGCAATTCCATCGTTACTGGAAAAAGGGTCGGTAACCCTAGTAATGACGGTGTTCTTGATCATCTTCCTCTTCCAATACCTGCCGAAGATCTACCACTCCGTCTGCCTCTTACGGCGCATGCAGAACCTCTCCGGCTACATCTTTGGAACCGTTTGGTGGGGGATTGCTCTCAACATGATTGCTTATTTTGTGGCCTCACAT GCTGCCGGGGCATGCTGGTACTTGCTAGGGATTCAGAGGTCTGCAAAGTGCATGAAAGAGCAATGCAGGGTAGTAGAGGTTTGTGACCCGAGACTGTTGGCCTGCAAAGAGCCAATTTACTATGGAACAAGTAATATGGTGAGGGATAGAGCAAGGCTGGCTTGGGCAGAGAACAAGCAAGCAAGAAGAACATGCATAGATAGTCCTGAAAACTATGATTATGGAGCTTATAAATGGACTGTCCAGCTTGTAACAAATGATAGCCGCCTTGAGAAGATTCTTTTTCCCATCTTCTGGGGCCTCATGACTCTCAG CACTTTTGGGAACTTGGAGAGCACCACAGAGTGGTTAGAGGTTGTTTTCAACATCATTGTTCTCACCAGCGGACTTCTTCTAGTCACAATGTTGATTGGAAACATCAAg GTGTTTCTGCATGCAACTACGTCAAAGAAACAAGCAATGCAGCTGAAGATGAGGAATATAGAGTGGTGGATGAGGAAGAGGCACCTGCCTTCAGGGTTCCGGCAGAGGGTCCGGAACTACGAGCGACAACGGTGGGCGGCGATGCGCGGAGTCGATGAGTGTGAGATGATCAGGAACCTCCCAGAGGGGTTGAGGAGAGATATCAAATACCATCTCTGCCTGGATTTAGTTAGACAG GTACCATTGTTCCAACACATGGACGATTTGGTTCTAGAGAATATCTGTGACAGAGTCAAGTCTTTAATCTTCACCAAAGGAGAAACT ATCACCAGAGAAGGTGACCCTGTACAAAGAATGCTGTTTGTAGTAAGGGGACATCTCCAAAGCAGCCAAGTTCTCAGGGATAGTGTGAAAAGTTGCTGCATGCTTGGCCCTGGAAATTTCAGTGGCGACGAGCTCTTGTCATGGTGTCTGCGGAGACCCTTCATCGAGAGACTCCCACCCTCTTCTTCAACACTCGTAACTCTTGAAACTACCGAGGCATTTGGCCTGGAAGCTGAGGATGTTAAGTATGTTACACAACATTTTCGATATACGTTTGTTAATGAAAGAGTGAAGAGGAGTGCAAGGTATTACTCTCCAGGGTGGAGGACTTGGGCGGCTGTGGCAATTCAGTTGGCCTGGAGGAGGTATAGGCACCGGTTAACGCTTACTTCTCTGTCGTTCATTAGGCCTCGGAGGCCTTTGTCCAGGAGTAATTCACTGGGGGAGGACAGGCTCAGGCTTTATACTGCTATGTTGACTTCACCAAAGCCGAATCAAGATGATTTTGACTTTTGA